The DNA sequence GGACCGGCCTGTCGCGCTTCCGCCTCCGCCGCGACAGCGTCCGCGCGGACGGCGAGCCCGGCGCCGCCCTCCCCGCCTCCGTCCCCGGGGCCATCGTCCGCGCCGCCGCCGACACGCTGTCGCCGCTGCTGGCCGGGGTGAACGCGGCGGAGCTGCCGGTGCTGGTCTTCTCCGACCGGATCTACACCGCGCCCCGCGACCTCCGCCCCGGGGAAGCGGTGATCCGGTACGCGCCGCTCCCCCGCCTGCGGATCGCGGGGTACCTGTGGCCGGAGGTGCCGGAGCGGCTGGCGGGGACCCCGTACCTGTGGACGGAGCGGGTGGGACGGGGGCGGGTCATCGGCTTCGCGGGCGACCCCAACTTCCGGGACCTGTGGCGCGGGCTGCTCCCCCTCTTCGCCAACTCGGTGTTCTTCGGCCCGAGCTTCTGAGGAGGAGAGGCGAAAGAGCGCGGAGCGGGCGGAGAGACGGCCGAAGCCGCTCCACGCCGCTCACCGGAGGCACGCGCGGACCGGCTTCGTGATTCCGAGAGAAGACCCGTCGATCAGCGCTTCCACCTGGTACTCGTAGCAGTCGAAGCCTTCCAGCGTGCTCGGACGATCCAGGCGGACCCCGATCATCGCCTCGCGCCCCACGCGTATGCTCGGATTGTCGTGGCTGGCGGCGCGGCCCACCTGTTCCTTGCCCTGGAATGCCCTGACGTGTACCGAAACACGGTCCGCGGTCTTCTTCGCGTCGTTGCGGACGTGGAAGGTCAGGAGCACGTCCGGGTCGGCTGAATCCTCGTCCACGACACGAGCACTGACCGACAGGACCGTGATCCGCTCGGGTTGCAGCCCCGGATCCGGGGGGCCGCTGGGAGATCCGGCGATGCAGCCGACCAGCAGAAGCAGGCAGGCGGAGCACGCGTAGCGAACCATCGGAGGCTCTCTGCGCTGGAGTGGATCACCCGGCGCCCCCAGCGGCGCTCGTGCAGGTGGGGAGCGGGATCATTCGCGCACGAGCGTGAAGCGCACCGTGGTCTCCTTCTCCGGCACGACGACGACGCGGACCGGATTGGGCTGCGTGCTCGGAACCCGGTAGCCCGTGGGCGGATGTCGCACGCCCACGTGGTACACGCCCGGCGTGATTCCGATGATCGTGCTGTCGCCCCTGTTCCCGGTCACGTAGGACCCCGGTTCGGTTTTGCCCTCCGCGAGGAGCTCGACCCGAACTCCCGGCACCGGCTTACCATCCGGAGTTCGCACCTGCATCGCGAGCACGGTGAACTCGGGCCCGGTCGGACGGCCAGCCAGGCATCCCGGGAGCCAGGGGAATACGGCCAGAAGGATCAGGATGAGCTTACGCATCGTTCAGGATCAGGGTACCTGCGCCACCGCGGCCCGCATGGCGCGGAGCGACTCCGCGGCGAAGCGCTTCTGGAGGTGCCGGCCGAGCGG is a window from the Longimicrobiaceae bacterium genome containing:
- a CDS encoding carboxypeptidase-like regulatory domain-containing protein, with product MRKLILILLAVFPWLPGCLAGRPTGPEFTVLAMQVRTPDGKPVPGVRVELLAEGKTEPGSYVTGNRGDSTIIGITPGVYHVGVRHPPTGYRVPSTQPNPVRVVVVPEKETTVRFTLVRE